The region CGTCGGTCGGCGCGTCGGCGAGCAGCCGTCCCCGACCGATCACCACGAGCTGGTCGGCGGTGAGCTGCATCTCGCTCATCAGGTGGCTGGACACGAAGATCGTCCGTCCCTGGTCCGCCAGTGAGCGCATCAGGTGACGTACCCAGCGCACCCCGTCCGGGTCGAGGCCGTTCACCGGCTCGTCGAACATCAGCACCGGTGGGTCGCCGAGCAGCGCGCCGGCGATGCCGAGCCGCTGGCCCATGCCGAGGGAGAGGGTCCGCCCGGGTTTCCGGGCGGCCCGCTCGTCCAGGCCGACGGTGTCCAGCACCTCGTCCACCCGTCTGGTGGGGATGCCGTTGCTGCGGGCCATGCCCAGCAGGTGCGCCCGGCCGGATCGGGTCGGGTGGATGGCCCGGGCGTCGAGCAGCGCCCCCACCTCGTGCAGCGGCCGGCGCAACTCCCGGTACGCGCGCCCGCCGACCAGGGCCTGACCGGCGGTGGGGCGGTCCAGCCCGAGGACCATCCGCATGGTGGTGGACTTGCCGGCGCCGTTGGGGCCGAGGAACCCGGTGACCCGGCCGGGCGCGATGTCGACGGTCAACGCGTCGACCGCGACGGTCGCGCCGAAGCGTTTCGTCAACCCACGTAATGTGATCATGCGTTGACGCTAGGCGAGTGACCCGTTGCCGCACCGCGCCCGAACGGCACCTCCCGACCCTGACTTTCGTCAGGCTCCGGCGGGCTCAGAGCACGTAGTCCTCCAGCAGCGCCGGGGTGAGCCCGGCCCGGTGGATCGCCTTCAGCGCCGCGAGGAGGTCGTCCATCAGCGCCGGCCGGAAGTGCATGAGCAGCACGTCACCGGGTTGGACCACCTTCTCCGGGGTCTGGTAGCGCACCTTCCCCTCGTGGACGGTCTCGGTCCAGTGCACGACCGCCTTCGCGCCGCAGTCGTGCGCCGCTCTCAACGTGGTGCTGTCGTGTTCGCCGAACGGTGGACGGAACAGTGTCGCCCGCTTGCCGAACAGCGCCTCCAGCTTGTCCGCAGCTCCGCAGATCTCCCGCTTCTGGTAGTCGTACGACCGGCCGGCCAGCGAGGTGTGGTTGATGGTGTGGTTCTCGACGACCCCGCCCGCGACCTGGATCTGCCGGAAGTACTCGGGGTACTCCTCCGCCGCAGGCGAGTTCAGGAACATGGTGACCGGGATGTGCGCCCGCCAGACGAAGTCGGCCACCGCGCTCGGGCGGGCCAGCGCACCGTCGTCGATGGTGATGAAGGCGACCTTCTGGTCGGTCGGCAGGCGGTGCCAGAACGGGGCCGCGTCGGTCGCGGGCAGCGGCACCGGTTGCGGCGGTGGCGCTGCGGGGAAGGTCGGCACCTGGGACAGGTACCACTCCAGGCTCCCCGGAGTGGGCGTCGCCGTCGCGGACGGCGAGGTGGACGGTGTGGACGGCGAGGCCGACGGCGCGAACGGCGAGGCGGACGGGGACGGCTGGTGGGCGGTGATCCGTCGGGTGTGCACTGCCGGGCCGGCTGTGCAGCCACTCAGTACCAGCAGGGCCAGAACTGGTACGACGGCGAGGATCCGACGAGCAGGGGTCGCTGACACGCCCGGAAACCTACCGAAGCGAGGTCAGCATCCGGTCAGGCCGGTGCTGCCGGTGGGCGTCGGACGACGAAGGCGTCGGGCATCCGGAAGGTGAGATTGTCCGGGGACCAGGGCGGACGGACCACCCGCACCCCGTCCAGCAGTGGCGCGGCCTCGGCCACCACCACTGCCGCCTCCATCCGGGCCAGCACGTCACCGACGCAGCGGTGCGCGCCCGCCCCGAACGCCAGGTGCCGGCGTGACCCGCGTTGGCCCGGGCGGAACTCGTCGGGCGACTCGACGACCGCGGGGTCCCGGCCGGCGCGTCCCAACCACAGCACGAGGCTGGTGCCCGCCGGCACCGCCGTC is a window of Micromonospora sp. WMMD961 DNA encoding:
- a CDS encoding ATP-binding cassette domain-containing protein, producing MITLRGLTKRFGATVAVDALTVDIAPGRVTGFLGPNGAGKSTTMRMVLGLDRPTAGQALVGGRAYRELRRPLHEVGALLDARAIHPTRSGRAHLLGMARSNGIPTRRVDEVLDTVGLDERAARKPGRTLSLGMGQRLGIAGALLGDPPVLMFDEPVNGLDPDGVRWVRHLMRSLADQGRTIFVSSHLMSEMQLTADQLVVIGRGRLLADAPTDEVVARSAVAVRVRSPHPDGLAALAARLTAAGATVTAADRHDLTVTGTTVDRVGDLAHELGVRLHELSPHGASLEQAFMELTADSVEYAGGPTGGGAR
- a CDS encoding polysaccharide deacetylase family protein, whose protein sequence is MSATPARRILAVVPVLALLVLSGCTAGPAVHTRRITAHQPSPSASPFAPSASPSTPSTSPSATATPTPGSLEWYLSQVPTFPAAPPPQPVPLPATDAAPFWHRLPTDQKVAFITIDDGALARPSAVADFVWRAHIPVTMFLNSPAAEEYPEYFRQIQVAGGVVENHTINHTSLAGRSYDYQKREICGAADKLEALFGKRATLFRPPFGEHDSTTLRAAHDCGAKAVVHWTETVHEGKVRYQTPEKVVQPGDVLLMHFRPALMDDLLAALKAIHRAGLTPALLEDYVL